In Vigna radiata var. radiata cultivar VC1973A unplaced genomic scaffold, Vradiata_ver6 scaffold_268, whole genome shotgun sequence, the following are encoded in one genomic region:
- the LOC106755063 gene encoding cytosolic sulfotransferase 15-like, producing the protein MALASXKQANEENELMLALPKERGLYGGPYLHLFQDFWCPSFYFQGVINFQKHFLAKDNDVFVASFPKSGTTWLKALTFVIVNHQRFSSFENHPLLSSNPHELVSSPEFILSHDLHDQLLSLSNMTEPRLFSTHLPFSSLPKTITDSNCKIIYICRNPFDTFVSAWEFSTKIKSVSLPALTFEEAFEKFCNGISGFGPWWSHMLGYWNESITRPDKVLFLKYEDLKEDTVFHVKRMVEFLGSSVTIEEEGTTVIENMINLCRFEKMKDLEVNQSGYIHNIAEKKNFFRKGKVGDWINYFSPSMIEKFSKIIEEKLSGSGLSFKVHS; encoded by the coding sequence ATGGCTTTGGCAAGTGNCAAACAAGCAAATGAAGAGAATGAGCTAATGCTCGCCCTTCCAAAGGAGAGGGGTTTGTATGGAGGTCCCTATCTCCATCTATTTCAAGATTTTTGGTGCCCATCATTCTATTTTCAAGGAGTGATCaactttcaaaaacattttcttgCAAAAGACAATGATGTTTTTGTTGCCAGCTTTCCAAAATCAGGTACTACCTGGTTGAAAGCCCTTACTTTCGTCATTGTAAACCATCAACGTTTTTCCTCTTTTGAGAATCATCCATTACTTTCTTCCAATCCTCATGAACTTGTGTCTTCCCCTGAATTCATCTTGTCTCATGATTTGCATGACCAGCTTCTTTCCCTCTCCAACATGACTGAGCCAAGACTTTTTTCTACTCACTTACCATTCTCTTCATTACCTAAAACTATCACAGATTCCAACTGCAAGATCATTTATATATGTAGAAATCCATTTGATACTTTTGTTTCAGCATGGGAATTTTCTACTAAAATAAAGTCAGTGTCTTTACCTGCATTAACATTTGAGGAAGCATTTGAAAAGTTCTGCAATGGGATATCAGGGTTTGGTCCATGGTGGAGCCATATGCTAGGTTATTGGAATGAGAGCATAACTAGACCAGACAAagttttgttcttaaaatatGAAGATCTTAAAGAGGATACAGTGTTTCATGTGAAAAGAATGGTAGAGTTTTTGGGCTCTTCTGTCACTATAGAAGAAGAGGGCACCACAGTGATTGAAAACATGATCAACCTATGCAGATTTGAGAAGATGAAGGATTTGGAAGTGAATCAATCAGGATATATACACAATATTGCAGAGAAGAAAAACTTCTTTCGGAAGGGTAAAGTAGGAGAttggataaattatttttctccatCTATGATAGAAAAGTTCTCGAAAATCATTGAAGAAAAGTTAAGTGGATCAGGTCTATCATTTAAAGTTCATTCCTAG